From the Colletotrichum lupini chromosome 10, complete sequence genome, one window contains:
- a CDS encoding ent-kaurene oxidase produces MTLLDNATSSTQAVAGQYEGFRDYQSHFLLGLALVVVLYGLLRNDDAKKLPIINPQKWFQLTASESIMSFALAGRELLEEARRRFGATPFRVLTDQGKFIMLLPQHGEEIRNDPRFSVDEPIIELFQARYPGFEPFMEGAIPTKPLQNVVKLRVTKSLAKVTQPLSDECSVTLQEFLGDTKEIVLRDLIIRLISRMSARVFAGENLCRNERWLDLVVNYGENSVLGMRKLRLWPSFLKTMATNWIPECRDLKAQVKEAWDLVAAELEARHAKNDGKEYNDTIYWFEELAAGKPYNFGASQLMLAVVSIGTTSDLITQALVDIFQHPELIEPLREEITGCLEKEGWKKTALYNMKLLDSVLNESQRLKPN; encoded by the exons ATGACGCTCCTTGACAACGCCACCTCGAGCACGCAAGCCGTAGCCGGCCAATATGAAGGCTTCAGAGACTATCAATCGCATTTTCTATTGGGTCTTGCCTTGGTCGTTGTACTATATGGCCTCCTGCGCAACGACGACGCCAAGAAACTACCCATCATCAACCCACAGAAATGGTTTCAACTGACCGCCTCTGAGTCTATTATGTCGTTTGCCTTAGCTGGGCGCGAACTTCTCGAAGAGGCCAGGCGAAGATTCGGGGCTACGCCGTTTCGCGTCTTGACGGACCAGGGTAAATTCATCATGCTTCTGCCGCAGCACGGTGAGGAGATCCGCAACGATCCTCGCTTTAGCGTTGACGAGCCTATTATCGAA CTGTTCCAGGCGAGGTATCCTGGATTCGAACCTTTCATGGAGGGCGCCATTCCTACAAAGCCTCTGCAAAATGTGGTTAAATTGCGTGTCACTAAATCTCTAG CCAAGGTCACCCAGCCTTTGTCAGATGAATGCTCCGTGACACTTCAAGAGTTTCTCGGTGACACAAAAG AGATTGTTCTTAGAGACCTGATCATCCGCCTCATTTCGAGAATGTCAGCTCGCGTCTTTGCCGGCGAGAACTTATGCCGCAACGAGCGTTGGCTCGACCTCGTCGTGAACTACGGCGAGAACAGCGTCTTGGGCATGCGCAAATTGCGCCTCTGGCCCAGTTTTCTCAAGACCATGGCCACCAACTGGATTCCCGAATGCAGAGACCTTAAAGCTCAGGTGAAGGAGGCCTGGGATCTCGTCGCTGCCGAGCTGGAGGCGCGCCACGCTAAGAATGACGGCAAGGAGTACAACGACACCATCTACTGGTTCGAGGAGCTTGCTGCTGGGAAGCCGTACAACTTTGGGGCGTCGCAGCTGATGCTGGCGGTCGTATCCATCGGCACGACGTCTGATCTCATCACGCAGGCCTTGGTCGATATATTTCAGCACCCCGAGCTAATTGAGCCTTTGAGAGAGGAGATTACCGGATGTCTCGAGAAAGAGGGGTGGAAGAAAACGGCGCTTTACAACATGAAGCTTCTCGACAGTGTTCTCAATGAGAGCCAACGCCTCAAGCCCAACTAG
- a CDS encoding cytochrome P450, whose translation MFRQATANVTLSDGTKIPKGHTVAVSTERMRDPAFYENPNEFDGYRFLRMRESGKPGQEAAAQLVTTSVNHLGFGHGEHSCPGRFFAASEAKIIIAHLLLKYDWKYDNSYKIKLRKHGFAEEADPDLKVICKRRDVSVPL comes from the coding sequence ATGTTCCGGCAAGCCACCGCCAACGTTACTTTGTCCGACGGCACCAAGATTCCAAAGGGTCACACTGTCGCAGTCTCGACGGAACGAATGAGGGACCCGGCATTCTACGAGAACCCCAATGAGTTTGACGGCTACCGTTTCCTACGTATGCGGGAGAGCGGTAAGCCAGGGCAAGAGGCTGCTGCTCAGCTGGTGACCACGAGCGTCAACCATCTTGGTTTCGGCCATGGGGAGCACAGCTGTCCGGGACGCTTCTTTGCGGCCAGTGAGGCAAAGATCATCATCGCTCATCTGCTCCTGAAGTACGATTGGAAGTATGACAACTCTTACAAGATTAAGTTGCGGAAGCACGGATTTGCGGAGGAAGCCGACCCAGACCTCAAGGTTATTTGCAAGCGCCGAGATGTGTCAGTTCCTTTGTAA
- a CDS encoding ribose 5-phosphate isomerase B has translation MAVTNGLRIAVGGDDAGFDYKATISKDLEADPRVSTVVDFGPNSATDKTAYAHFALAAAEAVASGKVDRAILICGTGLGVAISANKVPGVRAVTAHDSFSVERAVKSNNAQVLCLGQRVIGIELARRLVGEWLGYEFDPASASAAKVKVIDDYDLRQSGGIKA, from the exons ATGGCTGTAACCAACGGTCTCCGTATTGCCGTGGGCGGAGACGACGCCGGCTTCGACTACAAGGCCACAATCTCCAAGGACCTGGAAGCTGATCCGCGTGTGAGCACAGTCGTAGACTTTGGTCCCAACTCTGCAACAGACAAGACAGCATACGCGCACTTCGCTCTTGCCGCTGCCGAGGCCGTCGCCAGCGGCAAGGTCGACCGGGCTATCCTCATCTGCGGCACGGGGCTTGGGGTCGCCATCTCAGCGAACAAAGTGCCCGGCGTCCGGGCAGTGACGGCGCACGACAGCTTTTCGGTGGAAAGAGCAGTCAAGAGCAACAATGCGCAGGTGTTGTGTCTTGGTCAACGCGTTATTGGTATTGAGCTCGCGAGACGTTTGGTTGGTGAGTGGTTGGGATACGAGTTTGATCCC GCGTCTGCATCAGCAGCAAAGGTAAAAGTCATTGATGACTATGATCTGAGGCAGTCGGGTGGGATCAAGGCATGA